The proteins below are encoded in one region of Etheostoma spectabile isolate EspeVRDwgs_2016 unplaced genomic scaffold, UIUC_Espe_1.0 scaffold00009684, whole genome shotgun sequence:
- the LOC116679178 gene encoding uncharacterized protein LOC116679178 isoform X2, with protein sequence MEERGVMERLEWQKERTEMERELETLRRRLRTKQRPESPEPDPDPEPDPDPDPDPDPDPSCVSFKSDRSYQGFIDFKGDQPSAGERIHQRPDSAGPGPSCVSFKSDQSYQGLINFKGDQPSAGERVDQKSSEGPSRSQSSQQNQTHSIFMLLEDDIVTFVKNELKKIQKLLRPDYPECPESQREGEDEEQRRSREAFLKITQHFLRRMKQDELADRLQSRSPAGVCKRKLKSKLDRKFQRVFEGIAKAGNQTVLNQMFTEIYLLKGGAAGVKDGHEVRQIETASRKPDTPEPTIRQEDIFKTPPWKR encoded by the exons atggAGGAGAGAGGCGTGATGGAGAGACTTGAATGGCAGAAGGAGAGAACTGAGATGGAAAGGGAACTAGAAACGTTAAGAAGAAGACTGAG gacCAAGCAGAGACCAGAGTCTCCTGAACCAGATCCTGATCCTGAACCTGATCCTGAccctgatcctgatcctgatcctgatcccagctgtgtgtcctttaAGAGTGACCGGTCATATCAAGGCTTCATTGACTTTAAAGGAGATCAACCCTCTGCTGGAGAGAG GATCCATCAGAGACCCGActctgctggacctggacccagctgtgtgtccttcAAGAGCGACCAGTCATATCAAGGCCTCATTAACTTTAAAGGAGATCAACCCTCTGCTGGAGAGAG AGTGGACCAGAAGAGCTCAGAGGGTCCCAGTCGGTCCCAGTCCTCCCAGCAGAATCAAACCCACTCCATCTTTATG ctgctggaggacgACATCGTCACTTTTGTGAAGAACGAGCTGAAGAAGATCCAGAAGCTTCTGAGAccagattacccagaatgcccagagagtcagagggagggtgaggatgaagagcagaggaggagcagagaggcgtttctgaagatcacacagcacttcctgaggagaatgaagcaggacgagctggctgaccgtctgcagagca GAAGTCCAGCAGGAGTTTGTAAGCGTAAACTCAAATCTAAGCTAGACAGGAAGTTCCAGCgtgtgtttgaggggattgctaaagcaggaaaccAGACCGTTCTGaatcagatgttcacagagatctacctcctgaagggaggggctgcaggggtCAAGGATGgacatgaggtcagacagattgaaacagcatccagGAAACCAGACACACCAGAACCAACAATCAGacaagaagacatctttaaaacccCCCCCTGGAAGAGAtag
- the LOC116679178 gene encoding protein NLRC3 isoform X1, with protein MDMRSDRLKQHPGNQTHQNQQSDKKTSLKPPPGRDRPIRAVMTTGVAGIGKTVLTQKFTLDWAEGKANQDIQFTFPFTFRELNVLKERKFSLVELVDYFFSETKEAGICRFEEFPVVFIFDGLDECRLPLDFLNTEILTDVTESTSVGVLLTNLIRGDLLPSARLWITTRPAAANQIPPGCVDMVTEIRGFTDAQKEEYFRKRFRDEEQTSRIISHIKRSRSLHIMCHIPVFCWITATVLEDVLKTREGGELPKTLTEMYIHFLVVQSKVKNIKYDGGAETDPHWSPETRKMIRSLGKLAFEQLQKGNLIFYESDLTECGIDIAAASVVSGVFTQIFKEERGLYQDKVFSFVHLSVQEFLAALHVHLTFTNSGVNLLTEEQTSPTQFYQSAVDKALQSPNGHLDLFLRFLLGLSLQTNQNLLRGLLTQTGSSSETNQETVKYIKEKMDEGLSAERSINLLHCLNELNDRSLVERIQRSLSSGHLSSYKLSPAQWSALVFILLSSEEDLDVLT; from the coding sequence ATGgacatgaggtcagacagattgaaacagcatccagGAAACCAGACACACCAGAACCAACAATCAGacaagaagacatctttaaaacccCCCCCTGGAAGAGAtagaccaatcagagcagtgaTGACAAcgggagtggctggcatcgggaaaacagtcttaacacagaagttcactctggactgggctgaaggcaaagccaaccaggacatccagttcacattcccattcaccttcagagagctgaatgtgctgaaagagagaaagttcagcttggtggaacttgttgattacttctttagtgaaaccaaagaagcaggaatcTGCAGGTTTGAAGAGTTCCCGgtggtcttcatctttgacggtctggatgagtgtcgacttcctctggacttcctcaacactgagatcctgactgatgttacagagtccacctcagtgggtgtgctgctgacaaacctcatcaggggggatctgcttccctctgctcgcctctggataaccacccgacctgcagcagccaatcagatccctcctgggtgtgttgacatggtgacagagatCAGAGGGTTTACTGACGcccagaaggaggagtacttcaggaagagattcagagatgaggagcagaCCAGCAggatcatctcccacatcaagagatcacgaagcctccacatcatgtgccacatcccagtcttctgctggatcactgctacagttctggaggacgtgttgaagaccagagagggaggagagctgcccaagaccctgactgagatgtacatccacttcctggtggttcagtccaaagTGAAGAACATCAAGTATgatggaggagctgagacagaTCCACATTGGAGTCCAGAGACCAGGAAGATGATCAggtctctgggaaaactggcttttgagcagctgcagaaaggcaacctgatcttctatgaatcagacctgacagagtgtggcatcgatatcGCAGCAGCCTCAGTGGtctcaggagtgttcacacagatctttaaagaggagagaggactgtaccaggacaaggtgttcagcttcgtccatctgagtgttcaggagtttctggctgctcttcatgtccatctgaccttcaccaactctggagtcaacctgctgACAGAAGAACAAACATCACCAACACAGTTCTACCAGAGTGCTGTGGACAAGGCCTTACAGAGTCCTAATGGACACCTGGACCtgttcctccgcttcctcctgggtctttctCTGCAGACCAATCAGAATCTCCTACGAGGTCTGctgacacagacaggaagtagctCAGAGACCAATCAGGAAACAGTGAAGTACATCAAGGAGAAGATGGATGAGggtctgtctgcagagagaagcatcaacctgctccactgtctgaatgaactgaatgatcgTTCTCTAGTGGAGCGGATCCAACGGTCCCTGAGTTCAGGACATCTCTCCAGCTataaactgtctcctgctcagtggtcagctctggtcttcatcttactgtcatcagaagaagatctggacgtgttgacctga